One window from the genome of Kryptolebias marmoratus isolate JLee-2015 linkage group LG1, ASM164957v2, whole genome shotgun sequence encodes:
- the zgc:65851 gene encoding low molecular weight neuronal intermediate filament, protein MSYSSDIYSSSSYRKIFGDAPRSGRVGLGSGGSPSRLHPAGYRSGHRAYGSPSVVSSTTYRRSAAPGRVFSSIPDSSVDLTQSTAVTNELKIIRTNEKEQLQGLNDRFVSFIEKVHNLEQQNKVLEAEVTLLRQRHSEPSRLHELYEQEIRELRARVEELTHEKSQMHLDCVQMSETLERVREKLEEESRLREEAENALKGYRKDVDDATLARLELEKKVELLLDELAFLRKVHEEEVQELQASLQATQVSVEMDMSKPDLAAALKDIRAQYENLSARNQVQAEEWYRSKFATVTEAAARNQDAIKHSKEELSEYRRQVQARTLEIEALRSHNEALDRQIAEMEDRHNNEIGEMQDTIQQLEAALHSTKGEMSRHLREYQDLLNVKMALDIEIAAYRKLLEGEECRLSSVGGAMIQSGYPGLSYTSARAYALGAYRKPKPDEEEEEAGEEEEEEGEEEEGEGEEGEGEEGDEQEEGEGEGEEEEEEEAEAEEGEEEEEEKPKEKEEKPKEKESSTGKSTKS, encoded by the exons ATGAGTTACTCCAGCGACAtttacagcagcagctcctATCGGAAGATTTTCGGAGATGCCCCCCGGAGCGGCCGCGTGGGTCTGGGCAGCGGCGGCAGCCCGTCCCGCCTGCACCCCGCGGGGTACCGCAGCGGCCACCGCGCCTACGGCTCCCCCTCCGTGGTGTCCTCCACCACCTACCGCCGGTCCGCGGCACCTGGCCGCGTCTTCTCCTCCATCCCGGACTCGAGCGTGGACCTGACTCAGTCCACCGCCGTCACCAACGAGTTGAAGATCATTCGCACCAACGAGAAGGAGCAGCTGCAGGGCCTCAATGACCGCTTCGTGTCCTTCATCGAGAAGGTGCACAACCTGGAGCAGCAGAACAAGGTGCTGGAGGCCGAGGTGACGCTGCTGCGCCAACGCCACAGCGAGCCGTCGCGCCTGCACGAGCTCTACGAGCAGGAGATCCGCGAGCTGCGCGCGCGCGTCGAGGAGCTGACGCACGAGAAGAGCCAGATGCACCTGGACTGCGTGCAGATGAGCGAGACGCTCGAGCGCGTGCGggagaagctggaggaggagagcagaCTGCGCGAGGAGGCGGAGAACGCCCTGAAGGGCTACCGGAAGGACGTGGACGACGCCACCCTCGCGCGCCTGGAGCTGGAGAAGAAAGTGGAGTTACTGCTAGACGAGCTCGCCTTCCTCAGGAAAGTTCACgaggaggaggtgcaggagCTGCAGGCGTCCCTGCAGGCCACGCAG GTGTCAGTGGAGATGGACATGAGCAAGCCGGACCTGGCTGCGGCCCTGAAGGACATCCGGGCCCAGTATGAGAACCTGTCAGCCCGCAACCAGGTCCAGGCAGAGGAGTGGTACCGCTCCAAGTTTGCCACCGTGACCGAGGCCGCTGCGCGCAACCAGGATGCCATCAAGCACTCAAAGGAGGAGCTGAGCGAGTACCGCAGGCAGGTGCAGGCCCGCACCCTTGAGATCGAGGCCCTCAGGAGCCACAACGAAGCCCTGGACAGGCAGATTGCTGAGATGGAGGATCGCCACAACAACGAGATTGGAGAGATGCAA GACACCATTCAGCAGCTGGAGGCCGCTCTGCATAGCACCAAAGGAGAGATGTCCCGTCATCTGCGCGAGTACCAAGACCTGCTGAACGTCAAGATGGCGCTGGACATTGAGATCGCTGCTTACAG GAAGCTGCTGGAAGGCGAGGAATGTCGCCTCAGCTCTGTTGGCGGTGCCATGATCCAGTCTGGATACCCCGGTCTGTCCTACACATCGGCCCGCGCCTACGCCCTTGGAGCTTACAGGAAGCCCAAGCccgacgaggaggaagaggaggccggagaggaggaggaggaggagggagaggaggaggagggtgaggGCGAGGAGGgcgaaggagaggagggagacgAGCAGGAGGAGGGCGAAggtgagggagaggaggaggaggaggaggaggcggaggcagaggagggggaggaagaagaggaggaaaagccaaaggagaaggaggagaagccGAAGGAGAAGGAGAGCTCCACCGGGAAGAGCACCAAGAGCTAA